The following proteins are encoded in a genomic region of Kosakonia oryzae:
- a CDS encoding GspE/PulE family protein, which translates to MNVMPNEISTVIDRLLALSEPQRGEALQQVLLEQPGALTWMAAELGLKALTAEDLHAAEIHFEHVSLNDAVGRKVLPVRWQQQEWLLLSDPFSLDLRQWAQRLPVTLAIAPPLWLQEQLQALAGQQRTMDQLEQQVNEGAEDEMILEITPAIIANEANPIIKLLNATLYDAMQSRASDIHLSAVPDGLAVKYRVDGVIHAIRHCQGIHYSEQVISRLKVLSNMDISERRVPQDGRFKAIIHQRPVDFRVSIVPGIHGEDAVLRVLDKSHSSTLSLEILGFDDHTLREIRQLTNRPHGMVLVTGPTGSGKSTTLYAALSELNNGESKIITIEDPVEYQLNDVLQIPVNDKKGLTFARGLRAILRHDPDTILVGEIRDSETAGIAVQAALTGHLVLSTVHANDVFSVLERFLYMNVETESLLTALQGVLAQRLVRSVCPDCQEEVAPTEQDLAQWQQSDLKHLQPVWRKGRGCPSCRQSGYRGRLALAEILPFNDVMKEALQSRMPVRQLREIALAQGFVPLHNVAIRAVLEGKTTFQEINRVITAPA; encoded by the coding sequence ATGAATGTAATGCCGAATGAGATTTCTACCGTAATCGATCGCCTGCTGGCGCTCAGCGAACCCCAGCGCGGAGAGGCGTTGCAGCAGGTTCTGCTGGAACAGCCGGGCGCTTTAACATGGATGGCGGCGGAACTGGGGCTGAAAGCGCTGACAGCAGAAGATCTGCATGCCGCAGAGATCCATTTTGAACATGTCTCGCTCAACGACGCGGTGGGACGAAAGGTACTGCCGGTGCGCTGGCAGCAGCAAGAGTGGCTGTTGTTGAGCGATCCTTTTTCACTGGATCTTCGCCAGTGGGCGCAGCGTTTGCCGGTCACGCTGGCGATTGCGCCTCCGCTCTGGCTTCAGGAGCAGTTGCAGGCGCTGGCCGGTCAGCAACGCACCATGGATCAGCTTGAACAGCAGGTCAATGAAGGGGCGGAAGATGAGATGATCCTTGAGATCACGCCCGCCATCATCGCCAATGAAGCGAATCCTATTATCAAGCTGCTCAACGCCACGCTGTACGATGCGATGCAGAGCCGCGCCAGCGATATTCACCTTTCGGCCGTTCCCGATGGCCTGGCGGTGAAATATCGCGTCGATGGGGTGATACACGCTATCCGCCATTGCCAGGGGATTCACTATTCCGAACAGGTGATTTCACGCCTGAAAGTGCTCAGCAATATGGATATCTCTGAACGACGGGTTCCGCAGGATGGGCGCTTTAAAGCGATTATTCACCAGCGGCCCGTTGATTTTCGCGTATCGATTGTGCCCGGCATTCATGGCGAAGATGCGGTTCTGCGTGTGCTGGATAAGTCGCACAGCAGTACGCTTAGCCTGGAAATTCTCGGCTTTGACGATCATACCCTGCGGGAAATTCGCCAACTGACCAACCGGCCGCATGGCATGGTGCTGGTGACAGGCCCTACGGGAAGCGGCAAATCCACCACGCTGTATGCCGCGTTGAGCGAGCTGAATAACGGTGAAAGCAAAATCATCACCATTGAGGATCCGGTTGAGTATCAACTCAATGATGTCCTGCAGATCCCGGTGAATGACAAAAAAGGGCTGACTTTTGCCCGCGGCCTGCGCGCCATTCTGCGTCACGACCCGGACACCATTCTGGTCGGGGAAATTCGTGACAGCGAAACCGCAGGTATTGCCGTACAGGCGGCGTTGACCGGGCACCTGGTGTTGTCCACGGTGCATGCCAACGATGTGTTTAGCGTACTTGAACGTTTTCTCTATATGAACGTGGAAACGGAAAGCTTATTGACCGCCTTGCAGGGCGTACTTGCCCAGCGACTGGTGCGCAGCGTGTGCCCGGATTGTCAGGAAGAGGTTGCGCCGACTGAACAGGATCTGGCGCAGTGGCAGCAGAGCGATCTCAAACATCTGCAACCGGTGTGGCGCAAAGGGCGCGGTTGCCCGTCCTGTCGGCAGAGCGGTTATCGCGGACGGCTGGCACTGGCGGAGATACTGCCTTTTAACGATGTGATGAAAGAGGCGCTGCAGTCGCGGATGCCGGTGCGGCAACTGCGAGAAATTGCGTTAGCACAAGGGTTTGTCCCTCTGCATAACGTGGCCATTCGCGCCGTTCTTGAAGGGAAAACCACATTTCAGGAGATTAACCGTGTTATCACTGCGCCCGCGTAA
- a CDS encoding type II secretion system F family protein: protein MSKTHSWEVTYLDNGKRKKMRTQAESAIAARHQLQQAGHAVVRVVPQKQRQIKRFALGLFLQELVALLEAGLVVTEAIETLRACSTDEQVLEMLERLLEKLYAGCQLSQAMSAQPEIFPPLLVNTVASSEQTGHLANALKRYHYYEQRIEQLRKRIRGTLTYPVIVLSVGGLIICFLLGFIVPSFSQVFEGMNTLTDSARLILWWGNLVKQSGQELLLALVAGLAFFFFLFRQPAVKQTLFSLVLKIPQLRQQQFLGILVRFYRTLGLLIEGGVPVPNALRLAKAVLPASHHQRLNRVLEHVLAGNTLSESLESQQLTTPVAMRLIQVGERSGELAGMCERIAAFYDEALERAIDSFTRIFEPVLMMIVGGIVGLVVFLLYMPIFEMAGSMS, encoded by the coding sequence ATGAGCAAAACGCATAGCTGGGAAGTCACTTATTTAGATAATGGCAAACGCAAAAAAATGCGTACTCAGGCAGAAAGCGCAATTGCTGCCCGTCATCAATTACAGCAAGCGGGTCATGCCGTCGTGCGGGTTGTCCCGCAAAAGCAACGGCAGATTAAACGCTTCGCCCTCGGTTTATTTCTTCAGGAACTGGTGGCGCTGCTTGAAGCGGGCCTGGTGGTCACCGAAGCCATCGAAACGCTGCGCGCCTGTTCTACCGATGAGCAGGTTCTTGAAATGCTCGAAAGATTGCTGGAAAAACTCTATGCCGGTTGCCAGCTTTCGCAGGCGATGAGCGCACAACCGGAAATCTTTCCGCCACTACTGGTAAATACGGTGGCTTCATCGGAGCAAACCGGGCATCTGGCCAACGCGCTGAAGCGTTATCACTATTACGAACAACGTATTGAGCAACTGCGTAAACGTATTCGCGGAACGCTCACCTATCCGGTGATTGTGCTGTCAGTAGGCGGATTAATTATCTGTTTTCTTTTGGGTTTTATCGTCCCCAGCTTTTCACAAGTGTTTGAAGGAATGAACACCCTGACGGACAGCGCCCGGCTTATTTTGTGGTGGGGAAATCTGGTCAAGCAGTCGGGACAGGAACTGTTGCTGGCGCTTGTCGCCGGTCTGGCGTTTTTCTTCTTTCTTTTCCGACAGCCCGCAGTGAAACAAACCTTGTTCAGCCTGGTGCTGAAAATTCCCCAGCTCCGGCAGCAACAGTTTCTGGGCATTCTGGTGCGCTTTTACCGCACGCTAGGGCTGCTGATTGAGGGGGGCGTCCCCGTGCCGAATGCGCTGCGCCTGGCAAAAGCCGTTCTGCCAGCCAGCCACCATCAGCGCCTGAATCGCGTGCTGGAACACGTGCTGGCGGGCAATACGTTATCGGAATCTCTTGAAAGCCAGCAACTGACGACGCCGGTTGCCATGCGCCTGATCCAGGTGGGCGAGCGCAGCGGCGAACTGGCGGGAATGTGTGAGCGCATTGCGGCTTTTTATGATGAAGCGCTGGAACGCGCCATCGATTCATTTACCCGCATCTTTGAACCCGTATTGATGATGATTGTCGGCGGGATTGTCGGGTTAGTGGTGTTTTTACTCTATATGCCGATTTTCGAAATGGCAGGGAGCATGTCCTGA
- a CDS encoding lytic transglycosylase domain-containing protein, which produces MIRLLIVLALLSVQPAMANCWRNAGERYGIEPELLQAIGIVESGLLPAAINGNKNGSTDIGLMQINSQHFSQLKKYNITQHALMNDPCQNIMVGAWVLAGQMRLFGYSWEAVGAYNAGNGRDSKTKMRRKRYIKKVVPVYLRLKNKHKD; this is translated from the coding sequence ATGATCAGGCTGCTCATCGTGTTAGCTCTGCTCTCCGTGCAGCCAGCGATGGCAAATTGCTGGCGTAACGCTGGCGAACGTTATGGTATCGAACCGGAATTGTTGCAAGCGATTGGCATCGTGGAGTCAGGATTATTACCAGCGGCAATCAATGGAAATAAAAATGGTTCCACGGATATTGGTCTTATGCAGATTAATAGTCAGCATTTCAGCCAATTAAAAAAATATAACATCACGCAACACGCATTAATGAATGATCCTTGCCAGAACATTATGGTGGGAGCCTGGGTTTTAGCGGGGCAGATGCGTTTATTTGGCTATAGCTGGGAAGCGGTCGGCGCATATAACGCCGGCAATGGCCGTGACAGTAAAACTAAAATGCGGCGCAAGCGCTACATAAAGAAAGTTGTTCCCGTTTATCTGCGGTTGAAAAATAAGCATAAGGATTGA
- the gspG gene encoding type II secretion system major pseudopilin GspG, with the protein MKKIDLKFKAQQGFTLLELLVVLMIIALLAGFVGPKLFSNVDQAKEKTAMRQMHSFADALIQYRLDTGSYPTEQQGLSVLVEKPSDATNWNGPYLAQQIPQDPWGHEYQWHNPARAEQKVYEVEISTADKNGKDITYGF; encoded by the coding sequence ATGAAAAAAATAGATCTTAAGTTTAAAGCTCAGCAGGGATTTACGCTCCTTGAACTGCTGGTGGTATTAATGATTATTGCATTGTTGGCCGGGTTTGTCGGGCCGAAACTTTTTTCGAATGTCGATCAGGCAAAAGAGAAAACCGCAATGCGTCAGATGCACTCCTTCGCAGATGCGTTGATCCAGTACCGACTGGATACCGGAAGCTATCCGACAGAGCAGCAAGGGTTAAGTGTTCTGGTTGAAAAGCCGTCGGATGCGACCAACTGGAATGGTCCTTACCTGGCACAGCAAATTCCGCAAGATCCGTGGGGCCACGAGTACCAATGGCATAACCCTGCGCGAGCAGAACAAAAAGTTTATGAAGTTGAAATTTCCACCGCAGATAAAAACGGGAAGGATATCACTTACGGATTTTAA
- a CDS encoding LuxR C-terminal-related transcriptional regulator — protein MSINILIADEHTIIRRGMTSMINSLKTSNINTDKLDIDVVGDTSEQAELLNILATQKVDLLFLGYGLTTVKTGNPVSELDGIALVKWISSRYLKTKIIVLSPYNNTNLVRIVLEAGAKGYISRNTSERTLWRAITNVMMDEVYIERGLMDSLFRREAITPQELSTRESEVLRLLCRGLSLTTISTRMNISIKTVSAHKLRAMGKLNVKTDCQLYCLLFQTRMFDIAM, from the coding sequence ATGTCAATTAATATATTAATTGCAGATGAACATACTATTATTCGTCGCGGGATGACCTCGATGATAAACTCATTAAAAACCAGCAATATAAATACTGACAAACTAGACATCGATGTCGTTGGCGATACCAGTGAGCAAGCAGAATTACTTAACATTCTCGCAACGCAAAAAGTTGATCTTCTTTTCCTTGGCTACGGACTAACTACGGTTAAAACCGGTAACCCAGTATCAGAATTAGATGGTATTGCGTTAGTTAAGTGGATCTCCAGCCGTTATCTCAAAACTAAAATTATTGTCTTATCCCCCTATAACAATACCAACCTCGTACGCATCGTTCTTGAAGCGGGCGCAAAAGGCTATATCAGCAGAAATACCAGCGAACGCACGTTGTGGCGCGCAATCACCAACGTAATGATGGATGAAGTTTATATTGAACGCGGTTTAATGGATTCGCTGTTCCGCCGCGAAGCCATCACCCCGCAGGAACTGTCAACGCGCGAAAGTGAAGTCTTACGCTTATTATGCCGGGGGCTCTCCCTGACCACGATATCGACACGTATGAACATCAGTATCAAAACGGTGAGCGCACATAAATTACGCGCGATGGGAAAACTGAATGTAAAAACAGACTGCCAGCTTTATTGCCTGCTATTCCAGACCCGTATGTTCGATATTGCGATGTAA
- a CDS encoding lytic polysaccharide monooxygenase — translation MKLSKVFLAVTTLCMAGGALAHGYVTEPASRAALCTAAQGNQNKDCGAGPQYEPQSVEGPDGFPALNAGPADGHLASAGVGSMVNLDQQSASRWTKHPMKAGKNSFTWKFTAAHKTGSWKYYITKANWNPNQPLTRNSFEAQPFCEVTGNGAIANTNPKHECDVPEREGYQVIMAAWDVSDTGATFYNVIDVDFGGNNPAPAPGDEEENPAPGDEGDTPAPGDEGGTPAPGDEGDTPAPGDEGDTPAPGDDTVAAWNATTVYSAPCQKVSYQGKVWVNGWWTRGDAPSSANPWGVWREPGSASAHTACK, via the coding sequence ATGAAATTATCAAAAGTTTTTCTCGCAGTCACAACCCTTTGCATGGCTGGCGGCGCTTTAGCACATGGTTATGTTACCGAACCAGCTTCCCGCGCAGCGTTATGTACTGCTGCTCAGGGAAACCAGAACAAAGATTGTGGCGCAGGCCCGCAGTATGAACCGCAGAGCGTTGAAGGGCCGGATGGCTTCCCGGCTTTAAACGCAGGTCCGGCTGATGGACACCTGGCGAGTGCTGGCGTGGGATCAATGGTTAATCTGGATCAGCAGAGCGCTTCTCGCTGGACTAAGCATCCAATGAAAGCGGGCAAGAACTCCTTTACCTGGAAATTTACCGCTGCGCATAAAACTGGCTCCTGGAAATACTACATCACGAAAGCAAACTGGAACCCGAATCAGCCGCTGACGCGCAACTCTTTTGAAGCCCAGCCTTTCTGCGAGGTTACAGGTAATGGCGCGATTGCGAATACCAATCCGAAGCACGAATGTGACGTACCGGAACGTGAAGGTTATCAGGTAATTATGGCTGCCTGGGACGTCTCTGATACCGGCGCGACCTTCTACAACGTGATTGACGTTGATTTCGGCGGCAACAACCCGGCTCCGGCTCCGGGTGATGAAGAAGAAAACCCGGCACCGGGCGACGAGGGTGATACCCCGGCACCGGGCGACGAGGGTGGTACTCCGGCACCGGGCGACGAGGGTGATACTCCGGCTCCGGGCGACGAGGGTGATACCCCGGCTCCGGGCGACGATACTGTTGCCGCATGGAACGCCACCACGGTTTACTCTGCACCTTGCCAGAAAGTTTCTTATCAGGGCAAAGTCTGGGTCAACGGCTGGTGGACTCGCGGTGACGCACCTTCCAGCGCTAACCCGTGGGGTGTATGGCGTGAGCCGGGCTCTGCTTCCGCGCACACTGCCTGTAAATAA
- a CDS encoding glycosyl hydrolase family 18 protein translates to MKKLSLAALITTALLSQSALAESNNHMMSYLTSWGLPADAATQMMNADVDTYLLSFGGWDQDGAIYTSDNIAGDIAYNDYWLPQTYTSWTQVKLAAPYKKMMVAFGGATYESIWAHLANDNSRENIAQGLVKLLRKDFPVYQKGLQADQVQGPCLSTNGNGTCNLANYQKAGTVQIDGIDFDFEKTARLTPEENNNLIKLVKRVRELLGPNSGKLISLTTYHVGADPLECSSSSVTEGCSFIEDARSTHHGEVLDLLKNSRDLFDFYNVMAYDAGPRFKYDVAMANYAKAVGDAKKIILGNTLTTQWGPEGRYAETRENNIARAAWQAANGYGGVFVWAMGANDTGLSFGDQIDYINDMKNAASGGVPETGNTVPVARASYQKEVQGSATVTLDASSSYDADGDTLTYTWTQVAGPQVTLNNANQQKATFTLNSTDVDTTLGFKLTVNDGKDDSLPLEFSIKHLADDVAEEPEEPGEEPGDEPGEEPGENPGDNPGEEPGDNPGNGDVTAWNASTIYAQPCQKVTYQGKVWVNGWYVQGEAPSDANPWGAWRPVGSATMHTQCK, encoded by the coding sequence TTGAAAAAGTTATCATTGGCTGCATTAATTACTACGGCGTTACTCTCTCAGTCTGCACTGGCTGAATCAAATAACCATATGATGAGTTATCTGACTTCCTGGGGATTACCTGCGGACGCGGCTACTCAAATGATGAATGCAGATGTTGATACTTATTTGCTTTCATTCGGTGGTTGGGATCAGGACGGTGCAATTTATACTTCTGATAATATCGCTGGTGATATAGCGTATAACGATTATTGGTTACCGCAGACTTATACATCCTGGACTCAAGTTAAACTGGCTGCACCCTACAAAAAAATGATGGTGGCATTCGGTGGCGCAACATACGAAAGTATTTGGGCGCATCTGGCGAATGACAATAGCCGTGAAAATATTGCTCAGGGTCTGGTAAAACTGCTGCGTAAGGATTTCCCGGTTTATCAAAAAGGCCTGCAGGCGGATCAGGTTCAGGGTCCATGCCTCAGCACTAACGGAAATGGTACCTGTAACCTGGCGAACTACCAGAAAGCGGGCACCGTACAGATCGACGGTATCGACTTTGACTTCGAGAAAACCGCTCGTCTGACTCCGGAAGAGAACAACAACCTGATCAAACTGGTTAAACGCGTACGTGAACTGCTGGGTCCGAACAGCGGCAAACTGATCAGCCTGACGACTTATCACGTGGGTGCTGACCCGCTTGAGTGCTCTAGTTCTTCTGTGACCGAGGGTTGCTCCTTTATTGAAGACGCGCGTTCCACTCACCACGGTGAAGTGCTGGATCTGCTGAAAAACAGCCGCGATCTGTTTGATTTCTACAACGTAATGGCATACGACGCGGGTCCGCGCTTCAAGTATGACGTTGCAATGGCTAACTACGCGAAAGCCGTTGGCGATGCGAAGAAAATCATCCTCGGTAACACCCTGACCACCCAGTGGGGCCCGGAAGGTCGCTATGCTGAAACTCGCGAAAACAACATCGCGCGTGCTGCATGGCAGGCTGCAAATGGCTACGGCGGTGTATTCGTATGGGCGATGGGCGCTAACGATACCGGCCTGAGCTTTGGTGACCAGATCGACTACATCAACGATATGAAGAATGCTGCCAGCGGCGGCGTGCCGGAAACCGGCAACACCGTTCCGGTTGCTCGCGCCAGCTACCAGAAAGAAGTGCAGGGTTCAGCAACGGTAACGCTGGATGCTTCCTCTTCTTATGATGCGGATGGCGACACGCTGACTTACACCTGGACTCAGGTTGCAGGGCCGCAGGTAACACTGAACAATGCGAATCAGCAGAAAGCGACTTTCACGCTGAACAGCACTGATGTGGACACCACGCTGGGCTTCAAACTGACGGTTAACGATGGCAAAGATGATTCTCTGCCGCTGGAGTTTTCCATCAAGCACCTGGCTGACGATGTCGCAGAAGAGCCGGAAGAACCGGGTGAAGAACCAGGCGACGAGCCGGGTGAAGAACCGGGCGAAAACCCAGGCGATAACCCGGGTGAAGAGCCGGGCGATAACCCGGGCAACGGTGACGTCACGGCATGGAACGCTTCTACCATCTATGCTCAGCCTTGCCAGAAAGTAACTTATCAGGGCAAAGTCTGGGTCAACGGCTGGTATGTTCAGGGCGAAGCGCCGTCCGACGCTAACCCGTGGGGCGCATGGCGTCCAGTGGGTTCTGCAACCATGCACACCCAGTGTAAATAA
- a CDS encoding ATP-binding protein, with amino-acid sequence MLCLLCTFAVAAQGADEVKDAGSPFFSPNEKQWIRQHPVIRVLAFDASAPMSFIDKKLNFSGISADLLTIVRIRTGLNFVISEVSSFEALSEKIAAGEADMVAGIPAGRLPELRYSRVWLTSKYTLLTRSKTPAVSTLDALSDRFVAVREGTLIARYLAAQYPQIKVIGTRSLTDAVDMLSAGQVDAAIGIEANIDYQIRRIGRDKIDISSLQEVNPLHVAFGVSAAAPELLSILDKVLDTIPDNDYQRLGSGWRYEGGAFWQRWRQHLWQIGVPATMVLILSLLWGLSLRRQVKQRTRMQLRLKEQLTYMYNIMHAVPWPMVVRNLEGKMIDCNGRYLAEMKVARGDVLGETIDVLPLPEYLKRGFRQDYVDVIETGRPQMGDRVLALDHSTKPRTVFHWIIPFHDSDGAIGGVCGGWMDVTEREELVQQLNDARDEALASSRAKSNFLSVMSHEIRTPLNAILGILELQIKQNVKEHHSQPMLEVAHDAAKNLLTVVGDILDIARIESGRMAIEPQKEDLIALTRSVVLLFQEATDQKQISIDLRVIGGNTCLLKIDPCRYKQILSNLLSNAIKFTHEGGIEVILQHQPTSDGRIEVELTVKDTGIGITPEDQQRLFKPFTQLGMEGENSRLGTGLGLFICRTLCDLMKGTLSLTSAPGEGTTVVLQLCLPAAIASVEKPLDKTPRSKSLTTVKRVLIVDDYPPNLMLLRHQLEFLGHRVSEAQNGEEALTLWRMYDNFDYALIDCNMPVMDGFTLAQRLRAEERENDRERATLLGFTAIAQEEVLDQCLAAGMDGCLFKPCSQEEIAKWIK; translated from the coding sequence ATGCTGTGTCTTCTCTGTACGTTTGCTGTGGCGGCGCAGGGTGCCGATGAGGTGAAGGACGCCGGGAGCCCTTTTTTCTCGCCCAACGAAAAACAGTGGATTCGTCAGCATCCGGTCATCCGCGTGCTGGCTTTTGACGCCAGCGCGCCGATGAGTTTTATCGATAAAAAACTGAATTTCAGTGGTATCAGTGCCGATTTGCTGACTATCGTGCGTATCCGTACCGGCCTCAATTTTGTGATCTCCGAAGTCAGCAGTTTCGAGGCGCTGAGCGAAAAGATCGCCGCCGGAGAGGCCGATATGGTGGCCGGTATTCCCGCCGGCCGCCTGCCAGAATTACGTTATTCGCGCGTTTGGTTGACCAGTAAATATACCCTGTTGACGCGGAGCAAAACGCCAGCGGTAAGCACGCTTGATGCGCTTTCTGATCGTTTCGTTGCCGTGCGTGAAGGCACGTTGATCGCACGCTATCTTGCTGCGCAATATCCGCAGATCAAAGTGATCGGCACCCGCAGTCTGACGGATGCTGTGGATATGCTGTCCGCAGGCCAGGTGGATGCGGCGATTGGCATTGAAGCGAACATCGATTATCAAATCAGACGGATTGGCCGCGATAAGATTGATATTTCCAGCCTGCAAGAGGTCAATCCCCTGCACGTCGCTTTCGGTGTTTCCGCAGCCGCGCCGGAACTGCTCTCGATCCTTGATAAAGTGCTGGATACCATTCCGGATAATGATTATCAGCGGCTTGGCAGCGGCTGGCGCTACGAAGGCGGTGCATTCTGGCAGCGCTGGCGGCAACATCTTTGGCAAATCGGCGTACCCGCAACGATGGTATTGATTCTCTCGCTGCTGTGGGGCCTTTCATTGCGACGCCAGGTTAAACAGCGCACGCGCATGCAGTTGCGGCTCAAAGAGCAGCTTACGTATATGTATAACATCATGCATGCCGTTCCCTGGCCGATGGTGGTGCGGAACCTTGAAGGCAAAATGATTGATTGCAATGGTCGCTACCTGGCTGAAATGAAAGTCGCACGCGGCGATGTGCTTGGCGAAACCATCGACGTTTTGCCGTTGCCTGAATATCTGAAACGTGGATTCCGGCAGGATTATGTGGACGTAATTGAGACGGGACGGCCACAGATGGGCGATCGGGTGCTGGCGCTGGATCACAGCACCAAACCGCGTACCGTTTTCCACTGGATCATTCCTTTCCATGATAGCGACGGGGCGATCGGCGGGGTCTGCGGCGGCTGGATGGATGTCACCGAACGCGAAGAGCTGGTGCAACAGCTTAATGATGCCCGGGATGAGGCGCTGGCATCGAGCCGGGCAAAGAGCAATTTCCTTTCGGTGATGAGCCATGAAATCCGCACGCCGCTGAATGCGATTCTCGGCATCCTCGAACTGCAAATTAAGCAGAACGTGAAAGAGCACCACTCTCAGCCGATGCTGGAAGTCGCGCATGATGCGGCAAAAAATTTGCTGACGGTCGTGGGCGATATTCTCGATATTGCGCGCATCGAATCGGGCCGTATGGCCATTGAGCCACAAAAAGAAGATCTGATCGCCTTAACCCGTTCGGTGGTGTTGCTCTTTCAGGAAGCGACCGATCAGAAGCAAATCAGCATTGATTTGCGGGTAATTGGCGGCAATACCTGTCTGTTGAAGATCGATCCCTGCCGCTATAAACAGATCCTCTCTAACTTGTTGAGCAATGCGATTAAATTTACCCACGAAGGGGGCATTGAGGTCATTTTGCAGCATCAACCCACTTCTGATGGCAGGATCGAGGTTGAGCTCACTGTGAAAGACACCGGCATTGGCATCACTCCGGAAGATCAACAGCGCCTTTTCAAACCCTTTACCCAGTTAGGCATGGAAGGAGAAAACTCCCGGCTGGGAACCGGGCTGGGGTTGTTTATTTGCCGTACACTCTGTGACTTGATGAAAGGCACGCTCTCGTTAACCAGCGCGCCAGGTGAAGGGACCACGGTCGTGCTACAGCTTTGTTTGCCCGCAGCGATTGCCAGCGTGGAGAAGCCGCTGGATAAAACGCCCAGGAGCAAATCGCTGACCACCGTTAAGCGGGTATTAATCGTGGATGATTACCCCCCCAATCTCATGCTGTTACGACATCAGCTTGAATTTTTGGGCCACCGGGTGAGCGAAGCGCAGAATGGTGAGGAGGCGCTAACGCTGTGGCGGATGTATGACAATTTCGATTACGCCTTAATTGATTGCAATATGCCGGTGATGGATGGCTTCACGCTGGCGCAGCGGTTACGCGCAGAGGAGCGGGAAAATGACCGCGAGCGGGCAACATTGCTCGGCTTTACGGCCATTGCGCAGGAAGAGGTTCTCGATCAATGCCTGGCCGCGGGAATGGATGGTTGTTTATTTAAACCTTGTTCTCAGGAAGAAATAGCGAAATGGATTAAATAA
- a CDS encoding Hpt domain-containing protein: MQVMQGLPLLIITHRCEQQYRSPRAHPQKHIAGFNDALGLLKQRQYHAIAFELDDQEKAGCDALESILAAELAGDVATTPLLLGCGDWSQAQEENRLRLKGFDRLLPLMFSDEQVRAISLRPEPDLHELSALAGHQQPVIEAMIPTLLRTLSSDLRQLENLQRDGSLIQIADLAHRMKSSFHLLGMRYARRRCITMERLPALLHEQRVSETQSTKMRHRFGIEVHESYQFLQRALGVTSNE; encoded by the coding sequence ATGCAGGTTATGCAGGGATTGCCACTTCTTATTATTACTCACCGTTGCGAGCAGCAGTACAGATCACCGCGCGCGCACCCACAAAAGCATATTGCAGGCTTCAACGACGCGCTCGGCCTGCTTAAGCAACGCCAGTACCACGCCATAGCATTCGAGCTCGACGATCAGGAAAAGGCGGGTTGTGACGCCCTGGAAAGCATTCTAGCTGCAGAGCTGGCGGGCGATGTGGCGACAACGCCACTGCTGCTGGGCTGTGGTGATTGGTCGCAGGCGCAGGAGGAGAACCGGCTACGGCTCAAGGGCTTTGATCGATTGCTGCCGCTGATGTTTTCTGATGAGCAGGTGAGGGCTATTTCACTCAGGCCAGAGCCGGATCTGCATGAACTCAGCGCGCTGGCCGGTCACCAGCAGCCGGTTATTGAGGCGATGATCCCAACGCTGCTGAGAACGTTAAGCAGCGATCTCCGTCAACTGGAAAACCTGCAACGTGATGGATCGCTGATACAGATAGCGGATCTGGCGCACCGCATGAAATCCTCTTTTCACCTGTTGGGCATGCGCTATGCCCGGCGCCGTTGCATCACCATGGAACGATTGCCTGCACTACTCCACGAGCAGCGAGTCAGTGAAACGCAGTCCACGAAGATGCGCCATCGCTTTGGTATCGAGGTGCATGAAAGTTATCAATTTTTGCAAAGAGCGTTGGGCGTTACATCGAATGAATAG